GGGATCCAGTGATGATGGCGGTGATGACTCTCTTCATGTTGGCTGCTAGCTACGATGCCCCTTACCCATTAACAAAGCTGTGCCGCTTTGTCAGCACGTAATGTAAATACAGACTTGCACCATGTAAGGTCATCGCACCTACTGGCGCCATGTTGCACGTCGTTCTCGTCACACCCGAAATCCCTCATAACACCGGCGCGGCTGGTCGGCTCTGCCTGGCCACCGGTGCTCGATTGCATTTGATAAAGCCGCTGGGCTTCTCACTCGACGATCGGCAGGTGAAACGTGTGGGCTTGGATTATTGGAAGGATGTTGATCTCCAGGTGTGGGAAAGTTGGGATGAATTCCGTGCCGGCATCGATCCGGATGCGGGGGTGTATTTTCTCACCACCAAAACCCAACAGCCGCACTGGGACGTGGCGTTCAATGATGGTGATTACCTCGTTTTCGGCTGCGAGACCAAGGGGCTGCCCGAGAGCTTGCTGGAGGAGAACCCCGACCAGTGCCTGACCATCCCCATGGTCGAGGGATCGACCCGTAGCCTAAACCTTGCCACATCCGTAGGCATCGTGCTCTATGAGGCCGTGAGACAGATTAGGAGCTAATGGTGCCCGTTCAGGCGAGGCTGGGTCTTTGCGCGGTGGGTCGCCTTCTGTCGTCCCTCCGGGACTTGATCCACGCACTGCACGTTAGTCCCAGGGTTTCACCCCGCGCTAGTTTTTATCGACCCTTTCGGGTCTTGCGAATTGCGGGCGCTGGCTGCGGAGATCGACTCGTAGGTCGTGCCGTTTAGCCTCTGCAGCGAGAATGTGGAGCCGAGCAGGCGCACCCTGGCATGAGTAGAGGACAGTCAGGGCTCTTAGACTTCGAGCCATCGAGATTCCTCGACTTCCAATCTACTCCCCCCCAGCGGGTTCGAAGCGCATTTCTTGGCGCTCTTCCTGTTTTCCTCCGGGGAAGAAGGAGCCGACGTCTTTCGAGGTGATATACATGAAGAGACCGAAGATCACGAGGACGAAGCCGGTTTGCACGAACTCCAGAACGCGTGCCTTGACCGGGCGGCGCGCGATGATTTCGAGGATGGAAAGGGTGATGTGACCGCCGTCGAGCACGGGGAATGGCATCATGTTGAGGATCGCGAGGTTGATGTTGAACAGCACGGTGAATCCGAGTGCCAGCTTCCAGCCGTCAGGGGAGGAGGTGATCATCTCGTAGTAGCCTTTACCGATGCCCACCGGGCCGGCGAGTTGGTCGACGCCGATGCTGGAGGTCTTCGAAGCGACCAGTTGGATGGTCTTTTTCATCACCAGGGCGCTGTCGACAATTTGCTGCCAAGGTCCTGGGTGGACGATTTCTTCGCTGACCAGTGATTCATCGAATTTAAATCCGAGACCGTAAGCGGTGTATTTGTCGTTGGGTGGTTCCGGCTTGCGGGGCACCATGGTGACTTCGAACGATTCGTCACCGCGTTGCACGCTGAGCTCGGCCGTTTTGCCATCGCGGGCGGCGGTCAGAAGCTGCATGGACGAGGTGGCGGGGGCGCCGTTGAAGGTGAGAATGATGTCGTCCTCTTTCAGGCCTGCCTCAGCGGCCGGGCCGTGTTCGACGATCTGGCCGACGGTCACCTGCTCCTTATAGCC
This window of the Oceaniferula flava genome carries:
- a CDS encoding tRNA (cytidine(34)-2'-O)-methyltransferase encodes the protein MLHVVLVTPEIPHNTGAAGRLCLATGARLHLIKPLGFSLDDRQVKRVGLDYWKDVDLQVWESWDEFRAGIDPDAGVYFLTTKTQQPHWDVAFNDGDYLVFGCETKGLPESLLEENPDQCLTIPMVEGSTRSLNLATSVGIVLYEAVRQIRS
- the rseP gene encoding RIP metalloprotease RseP; this encodes MTIITPILVILLVVVIFNIIIFVHELGHFLAARWRGLEVERFQIWFGKPIWKRTYNGVQYGLGWIPFGGFVALPQMVTMEAIEGDNMNDKPLPPVKPLDKIIVAFAGPFFSFLLALVTAFLVWGVGKPDTRLNQTVVGYVQADSAADKAGLKAGDKILSIGGNEIDSWAGNMDSGIVESIATSEGEKIEIVVQRPGVEQPLTLQSGFEIPSSSWYHRSGMRKIGIGYKEQVTVGQIVEHGPAAEAGLKEDDIILTFNGAPATSSMQLLTAARDGKTAELSVQRGDESFEVTMVPRKPEPPNDKYTAYGLGFKFDESLVSEEIVHPGPWQQIVDSALVMKKTIQLVASKTSSIGVDQLAGPVGIGKGYYEMITSSPDGWKLALGFTVLFNINLAILNMMPFPVLDGGHITLSILEIIARRPVKARVLEFVQTGFVLVIFGLFMYITSKDVGSFFPGGKQEERQEMRFEPAGGE